A genomic window from Tolypothrix sp. PCC 7910 includes:
- a CDS encoding sugar transferase, producing the protein MTIKTVTNAHYREAPLDLRASLPIRLRKGLWWLRLLTLSSLDFTVLFIAWIFAKYHTDAVDFSWQIPSTFLPILMTIAIQIVALAIQGNYQPGKKRYDYLNIFKTLTFAHGLILAFVFLSQPDVDISRSTLIWSWLLSTTLVCLGRFTTDITLEHLRHRKILGQSYVFIICDPEDTEKFISLIKKEKRYIICGTASPRCLDRYYRQETLEKLNDLGVTEVFIAWNAIKNRMFIRWLFQSSGIMLHLLSVEIKNIYRNVEFNEIGGITCLSLDCPIITAKDFWIKRSLDFCLAAILIFLLSPILLAISIAIKLDSPGTVFYKQTRIGLRGRPFKVWKFRTMRSDAEKLQRELEALNETKDGIIFKIKNDPRITRVGSFLRRYSLDELPQLFNILCGEMSLVGPRPLPTRDVDKFSEHHFIRHEVLPGITGLWQVSGRSNVLDFEQVIQMDLNYIEHWSLWLDFEILLKTVKVVLTKEGAY; encoded by the coding sequence ATGACAATAAAAACTGTAACCAATGCCCACTACCGAGAGGCTCCTCTAGACTTACGTGCATCTTTACCGATCAGGCTACGAAAAGGCTTATGGTGGCTTCGATTGCTCACACTGAGTTCCCTAGACTTCACAGTTCTATTCATAGCTTGGATCTTCGCTAAATATCATACTGATGCTGTAGATTTTTCTTGGCAAATCCCCAGCACCTTTTTACCAATACTCATGACTATTGCTATCCAAATAGTAGCACTAGCAATTCAAGGTAATTATCAACCTGGAAAAAAGCGTTATGACTATTTAAATATTTTCAAAACATTAACTTTTGCCCACGGACTCATACTAGCTTTTGTATTTTTATCCCAACCAGATGTTGATATTAGCCGCTCAACACTAATATGGTCTTGGTTGCTCAGTACAACTTTAGTGTGTCTGGGCAGATTTACTACAGACATTACACTAGAACATCTTCGTCACCGCAAAATATTGGGACAGTCTTATGTTTTTATAATTTGCGATCCCGAAGATACCGAAAAGTTTATTAGCCTCATCAAAAAAGAAAAACGTTACATAATTTGTGGCACTGCTAGCCCCAGATGTTTAGATCGTTACTATCGCCAAGAAACCTTAGAAAAGCTCAACGATTTGGGAGTAACTGAGGTTTTTATTGCTTGGAATGCCATTAAGAATAGAATGTTTATCCGCTGGCTATTTCAGTCATCAGGCATAATGCTTCATCTTTTATCAGTGGAAATAAAAAACATTTATAGAAATGTAGAATTTAACGAAATTGGTGGCATAACTTGCCTTAGCTTGGATTGCCCAATTATTACAGCCAAGGATTTTTGGATTAAAAGAAGTTTGGATTTTTGTTTAGCAGCAATATTGATATTTTTGTTGTCTCCAATTTTACTGGCGATTTCTATAGCTATTAAGCTAGACTCCCCAGGTACAGTCTTTTATAAACAAACCCGTATAGGTTTACGTGGCAGACCTTTTAAAGTATGGAAATTCCGTACGATGAGATCTGATGCTGAAAAACTGCAAAGAGAGTTAGAGGCATTAAACGAAACTAAAGATGGAATTATCTTTAAGATTAAAAATGACCCTCGCATTACACGTGTCGGTTCATTTCTTCGCCGTTATAGCCTAGATGAATTACCTCAACTCTTTAACATTCTCTGTGGAGAAATGAGTTTGGTTGGCCCTAGACCTTTACCTACCAGAGACGTAGATAAGTTTTCCGAACACCATTTTATCCGTCATGAAGTGTTACCTGGAATTACAGGTCTTTGGCAAGTTTCAGGCAGATCCAATGTTTTAGATTTTGAACAAGTAATTCAAATGGATCTCAACTATATTGAGCATTGGTCACTTTGGCTAGATTTTGAAATTCTGCTAAAGACAGTCAAAGTAGTTTTAACTAAAGAAGGCGCTTACTAA
- a CDS encoding glycosyltransferase family 4 protein, producing MAIKVALLNFCFDDYTIELANSLVNHVDLTLIQQEKSAAACEGVLDELIPVLRFEKPPMRHPGNIRSIGEMMRIIQEVQPDVLHVQESNDIWYLLTLLFAKMPPMVTTIHDVFGHPGDAEQVFASQYTRQIAFYRSQQLIVHTQQHKQTLNQQFRIPKEKINILPHGELGSLYHRRTQKYSLPKEPSTLLFFGRIWPYKGLKYLLQAMPLVAERIPDVKLIIAGRGENLHQYFPDGYDEKRYEIINNFISNEDVVKLFQRSTATILPYIEASQSGVAALSYGMGTPIIASEVGGLKEIVKDQEDGLLVPPGDVEALANAIINLLSDQKLYNQIHSAMKNRCQQDLNWDNIAQQTVEVYQKLIA from the coding sequence ATGGCTATTAAAGTTGCTCTGCTTAATTTTTGCTTTGATGATTACACTATTGAATTAGCCAATAGTTTAGTAAACCATGTTGATTTAACTTTAATTCAACAAGAAAAGAGTGCCGCTGCTTGCGAGGGTGTACTCGATGAACTTATTCCAGTGCTGAGATTTGAAAAACCACCTATGCGTCATCCTGGAAATATACGTTCCATAGGGGAAATGATGCGGATTATTCAAGAAGTTCAGCCTGATGTTCTCCATGTACAAGAATCTAACGATATTTGGTATTTATTAACCCTTTTATTTGCCAAAATGCCGCCTATGGTGACAACAATTCACGATGTGTTTGGTCACCCAGGTGATGCAGAGCAAGTATTTGCTTCTCAATATACCCGACAAATTGCGTTTTATCGCTCACAGCAATTAATTGTTCATACACAGCAACATAAACAAACTTTAAATCAACAATTTCGTATACCAAAAGAAAAAATTAATATTCTGCCGCATGGCGAACTTGGAAGTTTATATCATCGCCGTACTCAGAAATATAGTCTCCCTAAAGAGCCATCTACCTTACTATTTTTTGGTAGAATTTGGCCCTACAAAGGCTTAAAATATTTGCTGCAAGCTATGCCATTGGTAGCTGAACGCATTCCTGATGTCAAGCTGATAATTGCGGGAAGAGGTGAAAATCTTCATCAATATTTTCCTGATGGCTATGACGAGAAGCGCTACGAAATTATTAATAATTTTATTTCTAATGAAGATGTGGTGAAGCTATTTCAACGTAGCACAGCTACGATTCTGCCATATATTGAGGCCTCTCAAAGTGGTGTAGCAGCTTTATCATATGGCATGGGAACGCCCATAATTGCCTCGGAAGTGGGCGGCTTAAAAGAGATAGTTAAAGACCAAGAGGATGGTTTGTTAGTTCCACCAGGCGATGTGGAAGCGCTGGCTAACGCGATTATTAATTTATTAAGCGATCAAAAGCTGTATAATCAAATTCACAGTGCAATGAAAAATCGTTGTCAACAAGACTTAAATTGGGACAATATTGCCCAGCAAACAGTAGAAGTTTACCAAAAATTAATAGCATAA
- a CDS encoding oligosaccharide flippase family protein, which produces MGQIKVLINSLSLLINRLTQGVTTFVLTAAIARNLGAYALGQYLLAISYYYIFVNLASQGLKTLFTRELSRSPEDTPVYLVSGTLLQLILSFIGYLGLVIWVFLLPYSPDTSIVCYVMGLSILPFALSNITEAIFQAQEKMHLITISTVPIYIIRLLVMLWAMQMRYGVVYIAGILVISESLITVIQWILLTRMIQPQWQIKRDFIVNTLKAARTFFALEGVGIIAGKLDVLILSLLGNEFFIGLYGAVTQLMQPYYIVANSANMAAFPRMSKAVYLGKEKQRESTENIIELLLCMGLPFSVGMLFFGKELLLFVYKDQSFLQADIILYLISFTIITATFCKALSYLLIANGLEKFNLIEVAITSALGGLSGVIFISQYKLLGAALMGLVMSLFSFSLYMYVTYSRLFPLRLWNVIRRPLLITLLMLIVFVLLQKLNLDFLVILISSICVYGLIMGSMTIHQLGGINKIKQVILKRVN; this is translated from the coding sequence ATGGGACAGATAAAAGTTTTAATAAATTCTCTGTCACTTTTAATAAACCGTTTGACGCAAGGGGTTACAACTTTTGTCTTAACAGCTGCTATAGCTCGTAATTTAGGAGCTTATGCCTTAGGGCAATACCTATTGGCCATTAGCTATTACTATATCTTTGTAAACCTTGCTTCTCAAGGTTTAAAGACTTTGTTTACGCGAGAACTTTCCCGTTCACCAGAAGACACCCCTGTTTATCTTGTAAGTGGGACTTTATTGCAGTTAATTCTCAGCTTTATTGGCTATTTAGGACTGGTAATTTGGGTATTCTTATTACCCTATAGCCCTGACACATCAATTGTCTGTTACGTTATGGGCTTAAGTATTTTGCCATTTGCGCTTTCTAACATTACAGAAGCAATTTTCCAAGCCCAAGAAAAAATGCATTTGATTACTATTTCGACAGTGCCAATTTACATCATACGTTTATTGGTAATGCTTTGGGCTATGCAAATGCGTTATGGAGTTGTCTACATCGCTGGTATATTAGTAATTTCTGAATCGTTGATTACAGTAATCCAATGGATTTTACTTACCAGAATGATTCAACCTCAATGGCAAATCAAGCGAGATTTTATTGTAAATACTCTCAAAGCTGCTCGGACATTTTTTGCTCTGGAAGGTGTAGGAATTATTGCAGGTAAGTTAGACGTACTGATACTCTCACTATTAGGCAATGAGTTTTTTATAGGTCTATATGGCGCTGTCACACAATTAATGCAGCCCTATTATATTGTTGCTAACAGTGCAAATATGGCAGCATTTCCCCGTATGTCAAAGGCAGTATATTTGGGTAAAGAAAAACAGCGTGAATCTACAGAAAATATTATTGAACTACTACTTTGTATGGGTTTGCCCTTCTCGGTAGGCATGTTGTTCTTTGGCAAAGAATTATTGTTATTTGTTTATAAAGACCAAAGTTTTCTCCAGGCAGATATAATTTTATATTTGATTTCATTCACGATTATTACTGCTACATTTTGTAAAGCACTCAGTTATTTATTAATCGCGAACGGTTTAGAAAAGTTTAACCTTATAGAAGTTGCCATAACATCTGCACTTGGAGGGTTGTCAGGAGTAATATTTATTTCTCAATATAAATTACTAGGTGCCGCTTTGATGGGTTTGGTGATGTCTTTATTCAGCTTTAGTTTATATATGTATGTTACATATAGCCGCCTCTTTCCATTACGGTTATGGAATGTAATTCGTCGTCCACTACTAATTACATTGTTAATGTTAATCGTTTTTGTGCTATTACAAAAGCTAAATTTAGATTTCTTAGTAATTTTAATCTCATCAATTTGTGTGTACGGCTTAATCATGGGTTCAATGACTATCCACCAATTAGGAGGTATTAACAAAATTAAACAAGTAATATTGAAGAGGGTGAACTAA